Sequence from the Peromyscus eremicus chromosome 4, PerEre_H2_v1, whole genome shotgun sequence genome:
CGGATCCGGGGAACCCGCCCTGGACACACTCAGGACGTTGTGGGTGGAGGCGCGGCCCGGGCTGCGGGGAGGGGCAAGGTAGAGCCCGGCCTCCTGCACGTCCCGGGCTGCGGCTGCCCCTGGGCGTGGCCTCTTCAGTCCCACCCACTGACACGCCCCCGGGCCCCTCTCCGGGCGGGGGTCCCCTCCCTCTCCGGCCCTGGACCGAGCTTAGCCAGCTCCCCCCCGGGTGCCATGGCCTCGCGGCTCCTGCACCGGCTGCGACACGCCCTGGCTAGCGATGGCCCCGGGGAGGCGGCGGCAGGCCCCGAGGCCGAGCAGTTCCCTGAAAGCTCCGAGCTGGAGGACGACGACGCCGAGGGCCTGTCCTCCCGCCTCAGCGGCACCCTCAGCTTCACCAGTGCCGAGGATGACCCGGACGAGGACGACGAGGACGACGAGGCCGGCCCCGACTCGCTGCCCTCCGGAGACGGGACATCGGGAGAAGACGCAGGCGAGTGCGGGAGATCGAAGACAGGAACCTCCGGGCTTGGTTAGGCCTCCCCGCTGGCTGCGTTCCGAGAGCATCTCGGGGGCTGAGTTATCTGCCTGAAACTCTTGACACCTTAAGCGTTTCCAGACACCGtttggctgtgtgaccttgagtcaCAACCATGGGAACCACCCCATCTCAGGGTTTTTGTGGATCTTAAATGCACAGGACCAGGGAAACAAATGTATGGCGTGCTAGCTGATTTGGGTGGAGATATTTAGCATCTGCTGTAAGCCAGGCGCTGGGATAAAGCCCATCTCGCTGGCGTGAATGAGGTCATGGCATTTTGTTTACATTAACCCCAGCGCTAGCTAGCCCCTTAACATGACTGGTCATGTGCTTGTGCAGAACGAAGTCCCCCACCTGATGGACAACGGGGCAGTCAACTCCTGGCTCGGCAGCTGCAGGATTTCTGGAAGAAGTCTCGGAACACCCTAGTTCCACAGCGGCTGCTCTTTGAGGTGACCAGCGCCAATGTTGTCAAGGACCCTCCCTCCAAGTACGTGGTGAGTGAGGTCCCAAGAACCCTTAGGCTTGTGTCTAGAAGTCTGACTGAGAAAGTGTTGAACACTACAGCTTTCTGGCTATGCAGTTATAAATGGCTGTCCTCATTTTACACCCAGGGGGAACTGAGGCAGGATAAGGGGATGGATGTAGCTTGAGCAAGTCCTCAGGCAAATGACAGTGAGAAAGTGACCTTTAAGGAGCTGCCTCCTGTCACAACTGGTGTGTGCTGTCCAGTACCCCGTGGATTTTTGTCACCTGCGGCAAGACACAGACTTGAGACCCAGTGGCATGGGTCAGGATTAAGGAAATGCGCTTTGGATCCAGGTCAGCCTTGACTCACATCCCACATATTTTATCAGTGGCTTCACCTCGGGTGGGTTCTGTAACCTTGATGGCCCCAGTTTCCTCGGTTGAGAAGTAGAACAGTTCACAGGATTATAGCAGGAGGTAAATGAGACCGGGCACAAAGAACCCTTGGCATTGTCTGGCATTGTGAAATATTAAAATGGTAGCTATATAGTTTCAGATTCCCTAATCTGGAATGCTTGAAAATCTTAAGCATTTGAGTGTCAACATGATgccacaagtggaaaattccacatctAACTTCATGTGAAGTATGCTTGACATGTAGgcccatttaaaaatattgcatAAGGacctgaaaggctgaggcagtaagactgtcacaagttcaaagctaacctgggctaaagagtgagtgCCAaaccagctaaggctacacatctagacgccccccctcccccaacacacacacacaaaagggccAAACACCAAGTGGGAATGTAGCTCATTGatacagcacttgcctaccacGCTCTGGAACTGAGCTTTATCCCAAATCCTGCAAGTCATATAAAACTACCTTCAGAGCTGAGTGTGCTGGtgcatttgggaagtagaggcagatgtATTAGGAGCTCCAGACCAGTCcagatacatagcaagaccaGCTGGGAcacataaaaccctgtctcagaaacaaaaacccaaagtacATAAGAAATATAAATGAGTTTTAGGGGCCAGGATGTAATaatgctcagttggtagagtgtatACCCACCactacataaactgggtgtggtggcacacaccttggtcCTAGAGCTTGGAATGGGGAGGAGGATcgagagttcaagatcagcctcagCTATATGTAAGCTCAAGGACAGTCTTCTGGAAtatatgagagcctgtctcaaaacaatattttttatttactttgtagaTTTTGTATCTAGATTTGGGTCTCATTTCTAAGAAATCTCATTGTGTAGATGCAAATATTCCAGAATCTGAAATATTTCTGGTCCCAAGCACTTTGGACAAGGGACCCTCGGCCTGGATTCTTATTTAACTTTAGGTTGGAAATGTCAGGTATTTAGGGCCTGCAGCAACCTCCTGACAATCAGTTCTCCAGCATTCCCACCTCCAGCAGCATCAGGACTACGGAGCTGAGTACAGAGGGGTACGGAGCTGGGCCTGGAGTCCCTGTTCTCCTGCTGTGCAGGAGAGACTGGCCAGGTCCTGCTCCCTCCAAGTCTGAAACCCATCTGAGCTAGCTGGTCCTGTCCTGGCAGTGGTAGCTCCCAGCTTGtcacttccctcctcttcacACCCTCCTCCACCTCTGACTCAGCAAGACAGGGGGGGCCTGGAGCCCTGGAGCCCTGGCTCATATTTGGGTCCCTCCACCCCTCTCTGTTGCTGTTAGTAACAAGGACCACGCCCATGGGGTGACTGTTCCACTTAGTGCAGGGATTTATAGATGGTGCAGGCTTTATATCTTGTTAAGGATCAAGTCCTTATGCACACTaagcagatgctctaccactgagctatacactCCTGGCCCCTGATGGTCCAGTCTTCAGTGGCAAACTTTCCAGAGCTCTGGAGTGGGTAAGGGGTCATGCACAGGAATGAGACACCACGGATCAGTCAGCAAAGAGCGGCTCTCAGAAAAGAATGGGGGTGACTCTGGGGACCTAGATGGAAAGGCTTAAGGAAGGGCAGGGGCCATCTCCCGTCCTGACTTGTGTCTAGAAAATGAAGCCACCTCCTCTGTGCAGTGGGCACCCATGTCTCCATATTTCTTCTCCTGGAGGTCAAGAGCACAGGTTTTAGAATCAGATCTCTGGGCCAGTCTTTGTGCCCTTCACTCCTGTTGGAACCTGCTTCCTCAGATGACAGACAAGACACCTTCCTTGCAGTGCTGTTGACAATGATGAAGTGACACTTAACTGGGGAAGTACTTGGTCCAGCACGAGGCCGCACTTAGGGCAGTCAACAGAACAACAGTCACACCGTGGGCGGAGCGGGGTCGAGGTGCTTccgatggaacccagggcctcatgcatgttaggaagtactctgccactgagggGCAGCTGAGCCCCGACAACCACAATCACTGTTACCTCGTTACGAGCATCAGGtgaaataaatagatataaaaaGGTCTTtggcaaaaaagtaaaaataaaaagagggaagtagggagtaaatatgatcaaaatatgtcatacacatatatgaaattctcaaagaataaaaatattaaaattttaaaaatcaacctGGATGCATAAAAGGCTACTGCAGAGCAGCTCTTCCTAAAGTATGTCCTTTGGAAAACAGCTTTTCTAGGGTGTGAATAACtgtagaaaacaagaaaagagtgAGGCCTGGTAGTGCAGACTTGTGTGTTCAGTACTTGGGAGATaggggcaagaggatcaggagttcaaagccagcctgggagaaaaaagaaagaaaacgttCCGTAGGCGGTGTGTCTGAGCAATGCAGAGTTGATAGGTATAGAACAGGTTTTATAAAATGCACTATGaactttgaaaagaagaaaggctAGGTAAACCTAAGTGGAATAAGGGGACAGTTAGCAGTTGCACTGGACACATTTGAGGGAAATGTCTGGGTTTGCTGGGTAGCCCTTTCATATGGAACACCTGCAGACGCCCCTTTAAACCCTCGGCTTGCGTCAATCCTCATCAGCCCTAACTAATCCTTACTCTGGTTCTCAGGACATCCTTGCTAGTGTTTACCAAACAGGAATGATTACATCCTTACAGCTTTTGTCTCCTTTAAAATGTTGCTGGTGGGCCAGggaaatggcccagtgggtaaaggtgtttgtctGACAAtctgatccctagaacccatggtgGAGAGTGACCCTCCCCCCCCAAAGttgttctgacctccatatgttaCTGTGGCATATGTGcacaaatataacacacacacacacacacacacacacacacacacacacacacacacacaccatgccacACCACACcagatacaattaaaaataaataaaatgtaacttataccactcttggcttaccttttggtggtggtggtggtggtggtggtggtgtgtgtgtgtgtgtgtgtgtgtgtgtactgaaactagggccttgtgcatgcttaggcaagtgctttacccttGAGTTATATTCTCAATcttctttttaatgtgtattttgagatagagtctcactaagtGCCCCGGGGTGGTATTGAACCCAGGCAGTCCTGAGCattcaatccttctgcctcagtcctgCTTTCATAACATTGTTCATTAAAGAAAAGAACCCTCTTTttctaaaataagtttaaaaccACCTCTATAGCACTACTtgtcaaaaagagaagaaatagagtTGCCAGGCCAGTGATTCGGGTCTGTAACCCCATCTCCTTGGGAGACTGGGGTCATAAGTTTGGAGCTtttgctacatagtgaatttaaaGCAATCTcaggcaatttagtgagaccctgtcttacagaacacacacacacacacacacacacacacacacacacacacaaagctaggcatggtgaggCGTAACTATAGTGTGTGAAAAGAGGATTAGGAggaggtcatcctcagatacCCAGCATGTCTGAGGCAGCtcgggctacatgagaccctgtctcctgtAAAAGGGGGGCAGggactggagatatagctcagtagtagtaGATGTTTACCTAACGTGGGgaaaagccctgggttcactccccagaaacacatacatacacacacacagtttgaggCTAAAGATGTGGTACAGCGTGCCTAGAAGGGCCAGGGTTCATTAAACCCTGCCCAGACACTGTTCCTTGAAGAGTGCTCTGAACTGAGATTTCTGGCTCTTTcctaaaaataaagatgaatgtTGTTAGAGTAGCACCAagttgtgctttaaaaaaaaaaaaaaaagagtagaaaggaTGAGCATAGCAGCACATGACTGTATCCCAGCTGTTTAGAAGGATCACTCGAGCTTAGGAGGTCAAAAGCCACCAGGCAACAAAGCAAGACCcgcagctcaaaaaaaaaaaaaaaaaaagagagagagagaagaaagaaagaaaagagaagaagaagaaagaaaagccattCCTGGTGgtttgtgcctgtaatctcagcactcagggctgaggcaagaagatcaccaggaggagttcaaggctagcctggactcaGTGTATCCCAGAGGACTGGAGGTGTGGCTTacttagcatacacaaagccctggcttcGATCCCCAGCTCCTCATACATTGGGTGTGGTGCTGTATtcctgtaatgtcagcactcgactacataacaagtttgagatcagccagGAGCACACGactcccaaaaaacaaaacacaatcttGCCATCAAAACAGCCCAGTACTTGTCATGACCTGATGACAAGAGCTCAGTCCTCCAAATccatcatggaaggagagaaccgaatcccaaaagttatcctctgacccccATTTGTAAGCTATGGTATCAAGCTCAGGTATGTGTGCccaaacacaagacacacacaacacacaccctctcccctcccctccaaaaaaaagaaacaaaaaagaattaaagggactgggcatggtgacacatccTTTAGTCCttccactcaggaggctgggccAGATTAGTGAATTAGGGGCCACCATGGAGgaccaaaaagaaaggaagccaaCAGAAACAGGAACCACCCTGTTTATGATGCAGTATACTCCAGTGTGCGCCACCTAAAAACCTTGAGCACCAATACTTGGACATTCCCTACCTGAGCAAACAATGACCTTGACCTAGGAACTTTTCCCTAGAGCAGAGACAGATCTGAGGGTTCCTGCTTGGCCTGACTGAGATCACTGGAAGGAGGCTGACTTGGGGTTACCTGAGTCCTGGTTTAGTGAACTCATAAGAACGAACTCCCTAGGGGCAGGGAAAACTTTCCCAGAAGCAGTAAGCAGGTGGCAGCCCCAGACACTGAAGTTCAATTCTGTCTTTTTCTCCCCTGTGCTGCCTTGGGCCTGGGTCATTTCAGAGGAGCCTCAGGTAAGATGGGAGTGGGTTCCTGGCCACTGCTCTGCAGCGTCCTCCCTCCTAGAcagtccgggggggggggggggggagctgaggTGGAAGAGTAAAGCCAGGAGTgcggaagggagggaaaggaccCACAGACGGTTTACATCAGTCCTGACATCCACCTTCCCTACAGCTCTACACCCTCGCCGTGATGGGCCCAGGGCCACCAGATCGCCAGCCAGCCCAGATCTCCCGCCGCTACTCGGACTTTGAGCGGCTGCACAGAAACCTGCAGAGGCAATTCCGGGGCCCCATGGCTGCCATCTCCTTCCCCCGTAAGCGCCTGCGCCGGAACTTTACCGCAGAAACCATTGCCCGCCGGAGCCGGGCCTTTGAACAGTTTTTGAGCCACCTGCAGGCAGTGCCCGAGCTACGCCATGCTCCAGACCTGCAGGACTTCTTCGTGCTGCCCGAGCTGCGGCGGGCGCAGAGCCTCACCTGCACTGGCCTTTATCGCGAGGCTCTGGCACTCTGGGCCAACGCCTGGCAACTGCAGACCCAGTTGGGCACCCCTTCTGGCCCAGACCGCCCCCTGGTGACTCTGGCTGGGTTGGCTGTGTGCCATCAGGAGCTGGAGGATCCTGGGGAAGCGCGAGCATGTAGTGAGAAGGCTCTGCAGCTGCTGGGGGACAAGAGACCTCATCCTTTCCTGGCACCCTTTCTAGAGGCCCATGTCCGGCTCTCCTGGCGCCTGGGCCTAGACAAACGGCAGACGGAGGCCCAGCTTCAGTCCCTACAGGAGGCAGGCCTTACCCCtatcccaccccccagcctcaaGGAGCTGCTCATCAAAGAGGTGCTGGACTAATTTACCTGTCTTAAGGCCACTTCTGGGACAGGGGCTGCCCAGGTCAGGGGGTTGGGGGCCGTAGAGGACACAGTGAGCAACCGGGGGCTGAAAGGGGTTATGGGAGCCCCTAAAGCAGTTCCAAAAAGAGTCTGCAGCAGACTGAGAGGAATTCGTTTTGTGGGGCTGGACTCCAAACATGCTTTGGCTGGGGTTACCCTAGGATGATACAAGGATTCGGAAGTTTTGGCATTGGCTCTTCAGCCTACCACGAGGTCAGGATCAATGTTTCCTTTTCCATGGGCCTCTACACCCATAAAACAGCTTGGCTGAAGGGTGGGGACTGCTGGAGTCCTGGAGTTTAGAGACAGGAGGGGGCTGTAGCTCTGCCCAGGGGAATTAAGGATCAGCTACTCCAGTGTTAGCAATCTCTTTATTGGATGTGAGAGGCAGGAAGCCCAGCTCTCAGCTGTGACTCCTGCCCTGGAAATGGCAGTAGCAAGAGTTCTTTAAGGCCCAGACCAAGCCAGTTATGTCTGACTACAGCTTACTCGCTGACACCCGCGGTTTCAATCGGATCACGCCCTCCTGGGCACAGGTCACAGCAAGGACCCCATCCCGACGCCACAGCCGCCCATACACTAGCCCTCGAGAGCCACCTGTGGGCAAGGAGAAGGGTGAggatggcctctgcttcagcacAAGCCTGCTTTGCCCGCGGAGGGGTTTGACACAGGGCAGAGCTGCCCCACACGGGGGTACTAGATGGTCTAAAAGCACTTTCCTATGTGTGCTCACTTCCTCAAAAGACCAGAGAAAGGCACTGACAACAGTCTCCACAGGCTTGGCCAAGCAGATGCCGCTTCTCAGGCCACCGGTCAGAAATcccattctttccttttgtaATAAGCCAAGCAAGTCCTCCCAGCTGGTCATCCACCaccaaggggagggagggagtgctgAGAGAGGACCTGAGACCATGAGGTATGGCCTCCCATTCCTTTCCATCTAGAGGTTCTTAACCTTGGTGGCTCTGGCCCGAGATAGTTATTCTTAAGAAGCTAACTTCGGCTTTCTTTACACGCAGCAGAGCCCACTCAGCTCTAACTGTAGCCAGAGAGCCTGGGCTTTGTTTCTTGTACTGTTTTGCAGACAATGACACTAAAGTACAAAGAGGCTCAGGCTTGGCCCCAAGGATCAGGCCAAAGCTGATTGAGTGTCCTAACTTCAAGGTCTGAATCTTGTCCTGTGATGCTGGTGGTATCTGAGTAACCCTTTCCTGACTGTAAGGGGTTGCTTAAGTTTTGTCCGTTTTATAAAGCAaagcttttcttcctttgaagtGTACTTCATTATAAAAGAGCCAGGGCTCTAACATAGACATCAATGAGTCTGGGTTTCTCTTGGCTCGCTACAGGAGCATCTTTAGAGACCACTGAGTGCCCTCCCAGATCCTGCCAACTCATGGAATCACTCAGGGAGCTCCTTAAAACACAGtttacagccaggcatggtggcacacactttaatcccagcactcgggaggcagaggcattcagatctctatgagttcaaggccagcctgatctacagagcaaggtccagggcagccagagctacacagagaaatcctgtcttgaaaaaccaaaaccaaccaaacaaaaagggcAGTTTCCTGGACCTGATCCAGGACCTGCTGGGGCAGAATGCAATCTGTTTAGAAAAAGCTCCCTCAAGTGGCAGCCTGATGATTTACTAGATTTAGATAGTGCTGTCAAATATAACCCTATTTATTCAGATGAAAAAAGTgagaagcagggcatggtggctcctgcacttgggaggtagaggcaggaggatcagtagttccAAGCCAGACTCCACTCCATATAGAGTTCAAGACAACaggggttacatgagaccctagttggtttaaaaaaaaaaaaaaaaaaaaagagctggggtGCAGGAGCACACAAATATTCACAGAGCAGAGATATGGATCTCAGGCAAGTCagagctccatagtgagaccttgcccctccctgccaaaaaaaagaaacaaaaaagaaaaggcttcAGAAAGGACACAGGATTTTCCCAAGTTCGTACACGGAAACTAAAGTGGTCTGGGCACATGCACTGGGTCTCTGAGATAAACTCAATCATTCCTGGCATGTTTGGATACTTTGGAGGGGCAGCAGTGCAAGGGCCCTGTGCAGcatccccagaaagcaggaagaggcAGCAACAGCTACAAATAAAGCAAGTTCCCTACCATCCCAAGGACACTGGCCCCCAGGCCCACACTCACCAGCCCAGGGGCTCTCGCACTCATAGAGCATCCAGTGGTCAGCTCGGAACGGGGCATGGAACCACATGGAGTGGTCCAGCGAGACCATGAACTTCACTTTGTACTTGGACTGGTGGGGCAGCAGTGCTGTGCCCAGGAAGGCGTAGTCAGAGATATAAGCAGCCACACAGCAGTGCATCTTGATGTCGCCCTCCCCTGCAACAGGTCCCAACCCCATCAGTCCTGGGCTCCTGGCTGCAGCTCAGGATctgcagggaggtggggagaaaaggACTACCACACACAAAGTAGTCACTGTGCAAGGACACCTGGCCCatggttggggtgtgtgtgtgtgtgtgtgtgtaaggataaAGGAGGTGGGGACTAGGGAGGCCAGGGGTAAGACAAATGCAAATCCATTCTTCCCAAGTCTCTCATCCCCAACCACTCTGCAGTCCTGGAACAGGCACCTTCCAGTTTACACAAAGACATCTATGGTTAGCCGCTGACCTAGATAAGAACCTCAGCAAGGTACCTTGCTTCCCCCAGGAAAGGGCCAACAATGGGATTACAGTCACCTCATTATTCTCATGTTAAAGGGTAAGGGCTCTGGTGAGACAGAGCCAAATTCTGCAGAACTCAGATTAGGAAATGGGCCCAAAGAGAGAGTGGGATACTCTAGCAACAAGGGCAAATAGACACTTGGAGTGTTTTTCTC
This genomic interval carries:
- the Snx21 gene encoding sorting nexin-21 isoform X3 — encoded protein: MASRLLHRLRHALASDGPGEAAAGPEAEQFPESSELEDDDAEGLSSRLSGTLSFTSAEDDPDEDDEDDEAGPDSLPSGDGTSGEDAERSPPPDGQRGSQLLARQLQDFWKKSRNTLVPQRLLFEVTSANVVKDPPSNSTPSP
- the Snx21 gene encoding sorting nexin-21 isoform X1 gives rise to the protein MASRLLHRLRHALASDGPGEAAAGPEAEQFPESSELEDDDAEGLSSRLSGTLSFTSAEDDPDEDDEDDEAGPDSLPSGDGTSGEDAERSPPPDGQRGSQLLARQLQDFWKKSRNTLVPQRLLFEVTSANVVKDPPSKYVLYTLAVMGPGPPDRQPAQISRRYSDFERLHRNLQRQFRGPMAAISFPRKRLRRNFTAETIARRSRAFEQFLSHLQAVPELRHAPDLQDFFVLPELRRAQSLTCTGLYREALALWANAWQLQTQLGTPSGPDRPLVTLAGLAVCHQELEDPGEARACSEKALQLLGDKRPHPFLAPFLEAHVRLSWRLGLDKRQTEAQLQSLQEAGLTPIPPPSLKELLIKEVLD
- the Snx21 gene encoding sorting nexin-21 isoform X2 encodes the protein MGPGPPDRQPAQISRRYSDFERLHRNLQRQFRGPMAAISFPRKRLRRNFTAETIARRSRAFEQFLSHLQAVPELRHAPDLQDFFVLPELRRAQSLTCTGLYREALALWANAWQLQTQLGTPSGPDRPLVTLAGLAVCHQELEDPGEARACSEKALQLLGDKRPHPFLAPFLEAHVRLSWRLGLDKRQTEAQLQSLQEAGLTPIPPPSLKELLIKEVLD